The Fluviicola sp. genome contains a region encoding:
- a CDS encoding RNA-binding S4 domain-containing protein produces the protein MSLRIDKYVWFVRLAKTRTLATELVQRNKIKLNDMPVKPSKEVKIGDTVSIIKNNATFSYKIKDLLDRRVGAKLVADYLIDITDPLELEKFKTYQAAQSVYREYGTGRPSRKDRDNLDSFFEWLEEDDDED, from the coding sequence AATAGATAAATACGTGTGGTTTGTGCGCCTTGCAAAAACCCGGACATTGGCCACAGAACTCGTTCAGCGGAACAAGATCAAGTTGAACGATATGCCCGTGAAACCTTCAAAGGAAGTAAAGATCGGTGATACGGTTTCCATTATCAAAAACAACGCAACTTTCAGCTACAAGATCAAAGATTTACTGGATCGGAGAGTGGGAGCGAAACTCGTTGCGGATTACCTGATCGATATTACGGATCCGCTGGAACTGGAAAAATTCAAAACATACCAGGCGGCACAAAGTGTTTACCGGGAGTATGGAACAGGCCGTCCGTCGCGTAAAGACCGCGATAACCTGGATTCATTTTTCGAATGGCTGGAAGAGGATGATGACGAAGATTAA
- a CDS encoding carbamoyltransferase C-terminal domain-containing protein: protein MSKPIYVLGTGLSHNGSAVLLKDGVICVAIEKERITRIKHDGGNDSDAIQYCLDAEGISLEDVKLVVQTANFEIPDRERFHGKRVFAGNEKPELVSISHHLAHAYSAAGTCEFDACVVMVIDGCGSPYQQCMDVSQGTLFPANISRLSGTGMWCEKDSFYLFDGQKMTPLLKDFSPVETPAQDQLKLPVTSHSIGGFYAAISHYVFGNMDDVGKLMGLAPYGKAGLIGQEAFDFKDGSLLVRNEWREVLNMPSSGYAFFREHFQYYADVAFWAQQEVEKAVFWCFKDRLTRFPHKNVCYSGGVALNAVANAKLLNEQVVGNFYIEPAAGDNGLALGCAYYGWLEVLKKQKVKHNASTCFGKSYAKEEIQKALEVLPENYILQELQPEDLVQLTAKKLAVGKTIGWFQNQCEFGPRALGHRSILGHPGIEGLGDHINANIKFREDFRPFAPAVLSGFAETYFRSGRKSPYMILVDHTKPEYLEVLRNVTHVNGTARVQTVEKDWNPLFYQLIEAFQEESGIGVLLNTSFNKKGMPIVETPEQALNLFLESALDVLVLNHFLVEKPDR from the coding sequence ATGTCAAAACCCATTTACGTCCTGGGAACAGGACTTTCGCACAATGGTTCTGCAGTGTTGTTGAAAGACGGCGTTATTTGTGTGGCCATTGAAAAAGAACGCATTACCCGCATCAAGCACGATGGCGGAAACGATTCGGATGCTATTCAGTATTGCCTGGATGCGGAAGGAATTTCACTCGAAGATGTGAAACTGGTTGTTCAAACGGCCAATTTCGAAATTCCGGACCGGGAAAGGTTTCACGGAAAAAGAGTGTTTGCCGGAAATGAAAAACCCGAATTGGTAAGTATTTCACATCATTTGGCACATGCTTACAGCGCGGCTGGGACGTGTGAGTTTGATGCATGCGTTGTCATGGTGATTGATGGTTGCGGAAGTCCTTATCAACAGTGCATGGATGTTTCACAGGGAACGCTGTTTCCGGCGAATATTTCCAGACTTTCCGGAACAGGAATGTGGTGCGAAAAAGACAGTTTTTACCTATTCGACGGGCAAAAAATGACCCCGCTTTTAAAAGATTTCAGCCCGGTTGAAACTCCGGCTCAGGACCAATTGAAACTTCCGGTAACTTCCCATTCCATCGGTGGATTTTATGCTGCGATCAGTCACTATGTCTTCGGAAATATGGACGATGTGGGGAAATTGATGGGGCTTGCTCCCTATGGGAAAGCAGGCCTGATTGGGCAGGAAGCTTTTGATTTCAAGGACGGATCTTTGCTGGTGCGGAACGAATGGCGGGAAGTGCTGAACATGCCTTCAAGCGGGTATGCTTTTTTCAGAGAACATTTTCAATACTATGCCGATGTGGCTTTTTGGGCACAGCAGGAAGTGGAAAAAGCCGTTTTTTGGTGTTTTAAAGACCGTTTAACGCGGTTTCCGCATAAAAATGTGTGTTATAGCGGCGGTGTTGCTTTAAATGCCGTAGCGAACGCTAAATTGTTAAACGAGCAAGTCGTCGGTAATTTCTATATCGAACCGGCTGCCGGAGATAACGGTCTGGCTCTGGGTTGCGCATATTACGGCTGGTTGGAAGTATTGAAAAAACAAAAGGTAAAACACAACGCAAGCACCTGTTTCGGGAAAAGCTATGCGAAAGAGGAAATACAAAAAGCGCTGGAAGTTTTACCGGAGAATTATATCCTTCAGGAATTGCAACCGGAGGACTTGGTGCAACTTACGGCAAAGAAACTGGCGGTTGGAAAAACAATTGGCTGGTTCCAGAATCAGTGTGAGTTCGGGCCGAGAGCGTTGGGACATCGCAGTATTTTGGGGCATCCCGGAATAGAAGGATTGGGAGACCATATCAATGCCAATATCAAGTTCCGGGAAGATTTTCGGCCTTTTGCGCCGGCTGTGCTTTCCGGATTTGCGGAGACTTATTTCCGTTCCGGAAGAAAAAGCCCGTACATGATTTTGGTGGATCACACCAAACCCGAATACCTCGAAGTTTTGCGAAATGTTACGCATGTAAACGGAACGGCGCGTGTTCAAACTGTCGAGAAGGACTGGAATCCCTTGTTTTACCAATTGATTGAAGCCTTTCAGGAAGAAAGCGGAATAGGAGTGTTGCTCAATACCAGCTTCAACAAAAAGGGAATGCCCATTGTGGAAACACCGGAACAAGCGCTCAATTTGTTCCTAGAATCCGCTTTGGATGTATTGGTGCTGAATCACTTCCTGGTAGAAAAGCCCGACCGGTAA
- a CDS encoding DUF2207 domain-containing protein produces the protein MTFRTFKTLRALLTGLFLVISLTTLAQEEEYERIIYFDATYQVKQNCSMRITERITIYCGLNQINHGIYRDIPLNYDYQGGRTDVDFRFISLKRDGKAEDYHTENMDNGIRTYFGSAETMLSVGKHTYEFTYEVNHVLRLLKNSDELYWNTNGNGWVFSVDSLRAIVQLPEGIKFKQFTAYTGNQGEAGKDFTVSQPRDNELVYKTTGPLFSYQGLTFAASWDKNKLTYPSAMENFLYWVKSHALWTLLIVMVIFQVSRSMLLWFRYGRDPKPGTIMPQYDAPEGFSPADVSAVMNRGLVTSDAFTGQIASLGAKGWMKIDQEEVHGAPKYTFTQLENPKKELTSAEKKVYDALFAHAKTFVFHENSYNPTLKKGMDSLIVHILKTHGEKYRKLNSRINGTQYFFWLGFLALAFGLKFLFGGSYLIIGTIAVVGLAINLLFGYLLEQPTPEGRKIMDHISGLKLYIQYADKKRIAFNNPPTLNFETFERLLPFAIVLGLAKEWEGQFNSEELQTGYGMPGYWYVGMGMHGFSHFNSDTFSSAISSASVPPSASGGSSGGSSFSGGGGFSGGGGGGGGGGGW, from the coding sequence ATGACATTCCGAACCTTTAAAACACTTCGCGCTCTTCTCACCGGGCTATTTTTAGTGATCAGCCTGACTACACTGGCACAGGAAGAAGAATATGAACGCATCATTTACTTTGATGCCACTTACCAGGTAAAACAAAACTGCTCGATGCGCATTACAGAACGCATTACGATCTACTGCGGCCTAAACCAGATCAATCATGGAATTTACCGTGACATTCCGCTGAATTACGACTACCAGGGCGGTAGAACGGATGTTGATTTCCGATTCATTTCCCTGAAAAGGGACGGCAAGGCAGAGGATTATCACACGGAAAATATGGACAACGGAATCCGGACCTATTTCGGGAGTGCTGAAACCATGCTTTCTGTAGGAAAACACACCTACGAATTCACTTACGAAGTGAATCACGTACTGCGTCTTTTGAAAAATTCGGATGAACTGTATTGGAATACGAACGGGAACGGCTGGGTTTTTTCAGTCGACTCTTTGCGCGCAATCGTGCAGTTACCGGAAGGAATTAAATTCAAACAATTCACCGCTTATACCGGGAACCAGGGAGAGGCAGGCAAGGATTTTACGGTTTCACAACCACGTGACAACGAATTGGTTTATAAAACTACCGGGCCTTTATTCAGTTACCAGGGACTGACATTCGCAGCATCCTGGGATAAAAACAAGCTGACTTATCCGTCGGCGATGGAAAACTTCCTGTATTGGGTGAAATCCCACGCGCTCTGGACGCTGCTGATCGTTATGGTCATCTTCCAGGTTTCACGCAGCATGCTGTTGTGGTTCCGTTATGGCCGCGACCCGAAACCAGGCACCATTATGCCGCAATACGATGCTCCTGAGGGATTTTCACCTGCGGATGTTTCTGCAGTAATGAACCGCGGCTTGGTTACTTCCGACGCCTTTACCGGTCAGATTGCTTCTCTCGGAGCAAAAGGCTGGATGAAAATCGATCAGGAAGAAGTTCACGGTGCTCCGAAATATACATTTACCCAATTGGAAAATCCCAAAAAGGAATTGACTTCTGCGGAAAAGAAGGTTTACGATGCACTTTTCGCTCATGCAAAAACCTTCGTGTTCCATGAGAACAGCTACAATCCAACCCTGAAAAAAGGAATGGATTCCCTGATAGTACACATCCTGAAAACTCACGGTGAAAAATACCGGAAACTGAATTCCCGGATTAACGGAACACAGTACTTTTTCTGGTTGGGTTTCCTGGCATTGGCTTTCGGGCTGAAATTCCTGTTCGGCGGTTCTTACCTGATTATCGGAACAATAGCGGTCGTTGGCCTGGCTATCAATTTGTTATTCGGGTATTTACTGGAACAGCCTACTCCGGAGGGACGCAAGATCATGGATCACATTTCGGGGCTGAAACTATATATCCAATACGCAGACAAAAAACGCATCGCTTTCAACAATCCTCCGACACTCAACTTTGAAACCTTTGAGCGGCTTCTTCCTTTTGCTATTGTGTTGGGACTTGCTAAAGAATGGGAAGGCCAGTTCAATTCGGAAGAGTTGCAAACAGGATATGGCATGCCCGGCTATTGGTATGTCGGCATGGGAATGCATGGCTTCTCCCATTTTAATTCAGACACTTTTTCCTCAGCGATTTCTTCCGCTTCTGTTCCGCCAAGTGCTAGCGGCGGATCATCGGGTGGATCTTCTTTCTCCGGTGGTGGTGGGTTTTCCGGCGGAGGAGGAGGTGGCGGTGGCGGCGGTGGCTGGTAA
- a CDS encoding LemA family protein: MVILLIAGILLFVILIIFLILRNSLIRAQNLVDAAFADMDVQLLKRHELIPKLVRVASGYAKHEAVLLEELAEKRAGIWDKDDNFPQILAKINVIKEAYPDLKADQTFEKLLQQIAETQNHLLYSRQFYNGTVEAYNALQEKIPYSWFAKSGQHTKRNYVQAKSEQHDIPNL, encoded by the coding sequence ATGGTTATCTTGCTTATTGCCGGTATATTGTTGTTCGTGATTTTGATCATTTTCCTGATCTTACGAAACAGCCTGATCCGTGCTCAGAACTTAGTGGATGCAGCTTTTGCAGATATGGATGTTCAGTTGTTGAAGCGTCATGAACTCATCCCGAAATTGGTCCGGGTTGCATCCGGGTATGCGAAACACGAAGCGGTGCTATTGGAAGAACTGGCAGAAAAACGTGCGGGCATTTGGGACAAAGACGACAATTTTCCGCAAATTTTAGCTAAAATCAACGTGATTAAAGAAGCGTATCCCGATTTAAAAGCAGATCAAACGTTTGAAAAATTATTACAGCAGATTGCAGAAACCCAAAATCACCTGCTTTATTCCCGTCAATTTTATAACGGAACCGTAGAAGCTTACAATGCCCTCCAGGAAAAAATTCCTTATAGTTGGTTTGCCAAAAGCGGGCAACATACCAAACGCAATTATGTTCAGGCAAAATCAGAACAACATGACATTCCGAACCTTTAA
- a CDS encoding VWA domain-containing protein translates to MKPIRLFLAALCCIPIAGAQTSYHLQVVNNQNQPAANLSVRFVESTTFERIEKKTNSSGSLDMVFDHGSLWIGSVGDMTNCLWVEAWGKGSASGHITYDLEVWERENRILPDRSTIVFKKTPQKYPTMPRPDAAHCALKVVVKTREDRPQANIPVTLTCFALSEQFTGTTNAQGECIFLVPNKNDYEIDVADINSMDWADFGAESTARTAFLTYEKKAFTEKTEGKYTVQTIPAGIKPSSSHAVVDLTIRKGGSPISNEPVYLKTVGGSIKYKGKTDASGKVVFMLPLKTKYVVDFTFQKDAGVVDLSRMKGFATMSRTVNYIPDPRLENIESFIPRVKDLVALNVNDFVTAQYPSGENEVELFLKWGNKFNASSKEAVLEVGFKVNSKNKKAAIPKNLMLVIDVSGSMSNDNRLELLKKTLTELVNRMSPQDRIGIVAFDDKVYKALPSQAITNKAAICDIINALQPMGGTNISIGFEEGLKQLEANKKAGMVNRLILLTDGYGGDEPEISVKLAKTYATKGLQISAIGVGYDYNAALLEQLATIGGGTMQMAGDPSHYSQAFLKTFDGIIDPIGTDVKLEILFNDQIVYRQLLGYENAKVGAGKVTVDVDHLFPGLQKMALVKMDIIHSTPAIEQQKVVARMTYTDPVSKKQKVVEKELHPEWSTATGLLDMTLDMNHKRMMTVAIVNQSMKLMAERFGAGDKAGAEKAASGGVAQIQKLFPQAIPADLKGLFEKLQEYVSVFEQLRTEP, encoded by the coding sequence ATGAAACCAATTCGACTCTTTTTGGCGGCGCTTTGCTGCATCCCTATTGCAGGCGCTCAAACCAGCTATCATTTGCAGGTCGTCAATAATCAAAACCAGCCCGCTGCCAATCTCTCCGTGCGGTTCGTAGAATCCACGACTTTTGAACGCATCGAGAAAAAAACCAATTCTTCCGGCTCTTTAGACATGGTTTTTGATCACGGTTCCCTGTGGATCGGATCCGTGGGCGATATGACCAACTGCCTTTGGGTGGAAGCCTGGGGAAAAGGCAGTGCCAGCGGCCACATCACTTACGACCTCGAAGTCTGGGAACGCGAAAACCGCATTTTACCGGATCGCTCGACCATCGTTTTCAAAAAAACACCTCAAAAATACCCGACAATGCCACGTCCGGATGCTGCACACTGCGCCTTGAAGGTGGTTGTAAAAACGCGTGAAGACAGGCCACAGGCAAACATCCCGGTTACTTTGACTTGCTTTGCTTTGTCGGAACAATTCACCGGAACAACAAACGCCCAGGGAGAATGCATTTTCCTCGTACCGAATAAGAATGATTACGAGATTGACGTTGCAGATATCAACTCCATGGACTGGGCTGACTTCGGCGCTGAGTCCACAGCCAGAACTGCATTTCTGACCTACGAGAAAAAAGCGTTCACTGAGAAAACAGAAGGCAAATACACTGTCCAAACCATTCCGGCCGGAATCAAACCAAGCAGTTCCCATGCAGTGGTAGATCTGACAATTCGAAAAGGAGGTTCGCCCATTTCCAATGAACCCGTTTACCTGAAAACCGTTGGCGGTTCCATCAAATACAAGGGAAAAACCGATGCAAGCGGCAAAGTGGTTTTCATGCTTCCACTAAAAACAAAATACGTCGTTGATTTTACCTTTCAGAAAGACGCCGGAGTGGTTGACTTAAGCCGGATGAAAGGATTTGCTACCATGAGCCGCACCGTAAATTACATTCCGGACCCGCGCCTGGAGAACATCGAATCCTTTATTCCACGAGTAAAAGATTTGGTGGCTTTGAATGTGAACGACTTTGTAACCGCACAATATCCGTCCGGCGAAAACGAGGTAGAACTCTTCCTGAAGTGGGGAAATAAATTCAACGCCTCTTCCAAGGAAGCCGTGCTGGAAGTAGGTTTTAAAGTGAATTCCAAAAACAAAAAAGCAGCCATTCCCAAAAACCTGATGCTGGTAATCGATGTTTCCGGATCTATGTCGAATGACAACAGGCTCGAACTATTGAAAAAAACCCTGACCGAACTCGTAAACCGCATGTCACCGCAAGACCGGATCGGAATTGTGGCTTTTGACGACAAAGTATACAAAGCGCTGCCTTCCCAGGCAATTACGAATAAAGCCGCTATCTGCGACATCATCAACGCCCTGCAGCCCATGGGAGGAACAAATATCTCCATCGGTTTCGAAGAAGGCTTGAAACAGCTGGAAGCCAACAAAAAAGCGGGAATGGTCAATCGACTGATTTTGCTGACAGACGGCTACGGCGGAGACGAACCCGAAATTTCCGTGAAACTGGCAAAAACTTACGCCACAAAAGGGTTGCAGATTTCGGCCATCGGTGTGGGCTACGACTACAATGCCGCTTTACTGGAACAACTGGCAACAATCGGTGGAGGAACCATGCAAATGGCAGGCGATCCTTCGCACTATAGCCAGGCTTTTTTGAAAACTTTCGACGGAATTATTGATCCGATCGGGACGGACGTGAAACTGGAAATCCTGTTCAATGACCAGATCGTTTACCGTCAATTACTGGGCTATGAAAACGCGAAGGTCGGTGCCGGAAAAGTAACCGTAGACGTGGATCATTTATTCCCGGGACTGCAAAAAATGGCCCTTGTGAAAATGGATATCATTCACTCTACGCCGGCAATCGAACAACAAAAAGTGGTCGCGCGTATGACTTACACCGATCCGGTAAGCAAGAAGCAAAAAGTGGTCGAAAAAGAACTTCACCCGGAGTGGAGCACGGCAACCGGTTTGCTGGACATGACACTGGATATGAACCACAAACGCATGATGACCGTGGCAATCGTCAATCAAAGTATGAAACTCATGGCCGAACGATTCGGTGCCGGAGATAAAGCAGGAGCAGAAAAAGCAGCCAGTGGCGGAGTGGCACAGATCCAAAAGCTTTTCCCGCAGGCAATTCCGGCAGATTTGAAAGGTTTGTTTGAGAAATTACAGGAATACGTGAGCGTGTTTGAGCAGTTGCGTACAGAGCCCTAA
- the feoB gene encoding ferrous iron transport protein B yields the protein MKKIALFGNPNTGKSSLFNRLTGLRQHVGNFPGVTVDKHSGFLNISGTEIELIDFPGTYSIYPRSKDEEIVYKVISNPTDPNFPEKTIVVLDSTNLERNLLLFTQIYDLGFHTALVLNMTDVASRNGFEINLSALQDSFPDAKIIRTNARIGTGLSELKEWMNEDAVPREIKTGTLKAKNDLQGQIADTNSRFERIQQIVGQVVHKKPTEVTFSTKLDKWLIHPVFGYLIFLALLLIIFQTVFTLASYPMDWIDLGTSSLASWLGTIMPEGIFTSLIVDGVIPGIGGVLIFIPQIALLFFMLAILEETGYMARVVFITDKLMRPFGLNGKSVVPLLSSAACAIPGIMATRTISSWQERLTTILVAPLISCSARLPVYTLLIALVIPAKTFFGFLNLQGLVLFGLYLLGVISALLVAWTIKQFFKKKELSVFLLEMPAYKTPRWGNVGIEVFEKVKIFVFDAGKIILAISIILWALASFGPGNDMERYSEKIQEPKVQTAEAMEDYESQVASVKLEHSYMGHLGKFIEPVIKPLGYDWKMGISLLTSFAAREVFVGSLATIYSVHEVDDNPKQLIDKLKVQKRDDGTPTYTLASGLSLLVFYVFAMQCMATLAVVKRETKSWKWPIIQVGYMGVLAYLGAYITFIVFS from the coding sequence ATGAAAAAGATCGCACTCTTCGGAAATCCCAATACAGGAAAAAGTTCGCTTTTCAACCGCTTGACCGGTCTTCGTCAGCATGTTGGGAACTTCCCGGGTGTAACGGTCGACAAACATTCCGGCTTTCTGAATATCAGCGGAACTGAAATCGAACTCATTGATTTTCCGGGAACTTACAGTATTTACCCAAGGAGCAAAGATGAAGAGATTGTTTACAAGGTCATTTCAAATCCGACCGATCCTAATTTCCCGGAGAAAACAATCGTGGTGCTGGACAGCACCAACTTAGAACGTAATCTTTTACTATTTACCCAGATTTACGACCTGGGATTCCATACTGCATTGGTGCTGAACATGACAGATGTTGCTTCCAGGAACGGTTTTGAGATCAATCTGTCTGCCTTGCAGGATTCTTTTCCGGATGCAAAGATTATTCGTACCAATGCGCGGATCGGGACAGGCCTTTCCGAACTCAAGGAATGGATGAATGAAGATGCTGTTCCACGTGAAATCAAAACCGGAACCTTAAAAGCAAAAAACGATTTGCAAGGACAAATCGCCGATACAAACAGCCGTTTTGAACGGATTCAGCAAATTGTCGGACAGGTTGTCCATAAAAAACCTACAGAAGTTACTTTTTCCACCAAACTGGACAAGTGGCTGATCCATCCCGTTTTCGGTTATTTGATTTTCCTGGCTCTTTTGCTGATTATTTTCCAAACGGTTTTCACGTTGGCTTCCTACCCGATGGACTGGATCGACCTGGGAACCTCATCACTCGCATCGTGGTTGGGAACCATCATGCCGGAAGGTATTTTCACTTCGCTGATCGTAGACGGAGTAATCCCTGGAATTGGCGGTGTGTTGATTTTTATTCCCCAGATTGCCCTGCTCTTTTTCATGCTTGCCATTTTGGAAGAAACCGGCTACATGGCCCGCGTGGTCTTCATCACCGATAAATTAATGCGTCCTTTCGGGCTGAACGGGAAAAGTGTTGTTCCATTGTTATCCAGCGCTGCCTGTGCAATTCCGGGAATTATGGCTACACGCACCATCAGTTCGTGGCAGGAACGTCTGACTACCATTTTGGTCGCACCCCTGATCAGCTGTTCGGCTCGCCTGCCTGTTTATACCTTGTTGATCGCATTGGTGATTCCTGCTAAAACATTCTTTGGTTTTCTCAATCTCCAGGGATTGGTACTTTTCGGATTATACCTGCTGGGAGTGATTTCTGCTTTACTCGTAGCCTGGACCATCAAGCAGTTTTTCAAAAAGAAAGAATTGAGTGTTTTCCTGCTGGAAATGCCTGCTTACAAAACTCCGCGCTGGGGGAATGTGGGCATTGAAGTCTTTGAAAAAGTAAAGATTTTCGTGTTCGATGCCGGGAAAATCATCCTTGCAATTTCCATCATTCTATGGGCTCTGGCAAGTTTCGGGCCGGGCAACGACATGGAGCGTTACTCCGAAAAAATCCAGGAACCGAAGGTTCAAACCGCAGAAGCCATGGAAGACTATGAAAGCCAGGTTGCTTCCGTGAAATTGGAACATTCTTACATGGGCCATTTGGGGAAATTCATCGAACCGGTGATCAAACCTTTGGGCTACGACTGGAAAATGGGTATTTCATTGCTCACTTCCTTTGCAGCCCGCGAAGTTTTTGTAGGTTCACTCGCAACCATCTATTCCGTGCATGAAGTAGACGACAATCCCAAACAACTGATTGATAAACTGAAAGTCCAGAAACGCGACGACGGAACTCCCACTTACACGCTCGCAAGCGGTCTTTCGCTATTGGTGTTTTACGTCTTCGCCATGCAGTGTATGGCAACTCTTGCGGTGGTAAAACGTGAAACCAAATCCTGGAAATGGCCAATCATCCAGGTTGGATATATGGGCGTTTTGGCGTATCTTGGAGCTTACATTACTTTTATCGTATTCAGCTGA
- a CDS encoding FeoA family protein has translation MKKLAQLPLHQKTRVLGISESELKPKLLEMGLYPGKEVEVLFKAPFGDPIAVDISGYTLSMRLSEANLIEVE, from the coding sequence ATGAAAAAACTCGCGCAGCTTCCATTGCATCAAAAAACCAGGGTACTTGGTATTTCTGAAAGTGAGCTCAAACCCAAACTGTTGGAGATGGGTCTTTACCCGGGGAAAGAAGTTGAGGTTCTTTTTAAAGCACCTTTCGGAGATCCTATCGCGGTTGATATTTCGGGTTACACCTTGTCCATGCGCCTTTCCGAAGCGAACCTGATTGAAGTCGAATAA
- the xseB gene encoding exodeoxyribonuclease VII small subunit, whose amino-acid sequence MNEEGLTYEKAYEELQQIISDIESGEISVDLLSEKVKRAAALIQICKNKLTSTENDVQQILNDLKSDQ is encoded by the coding sequence GTGAACGAAGAAGGATTGACATACGAAAAGGCTTACGAAGAGTTGCAGCAAATCATTTCGGACATTGAATCCGGTGAGATCTCTGTAGACCTGCTGTCTGAAAAAGTGAAGCGTGCTGCCGCTTTGATACAAATCTGCAAAAACAAGCTGACGTCTACTGAAAACGACGTTCAGCAGATCCTGAACGACCTGAAATCAGATCAGTAG
- the xseA gene encoding exodeoxyribonuclease VII large subunit, whose translation MESPQHFTLKQVAESIRKTIAERYSRTYWVTAEMHKLNQTRKGHCYPELVQKEDESIVVEMRGTIWKQHFERIQQKFFEIVKEPLHDGMELLFHVKITYHPLYNIGLEIIDIDPNYTLGALQRERQETLERLNREGILNANQDLEMALVPKRLAIISQADSKGYSDFVTLLNGHPKRYHFSTFLFEATLQGDAAITSIQNQLKRIEKIKHHFDAVVIIRGGGGEIGMHCYNNYELSKAIATFPLPVLTGIGHSTNLTVCEMIAFRNGITPSDMAYFLLRIFEELDEPLDEILVKLPQQIQHFMQGATNQFAQLARAFQQEVQAAIQFEKNDFLNTVKDFEFRVKHKMSYSNQLLSELRNQIRSSSSYRLETQKRKLDNNIDLLQIHGKSFINTGRQSVLNQENQLIRSLPRTFESEELKLEKAEVRLKLLDPITVLQRGYAIVTNEKGVLSAKNKSKVGEELKIVTDAQTLTAEVKAASSDKN comes from the coding sequence ATGGAAAGTCCGCAGCATTTTACCCTCAAACAAGTCGCAGAATCGATCCGCAAAACCATTGCAGAACGCTATTCGCGTACCTACTGGGTAACTGCCGAAATGCACAAACTGAACCAGACCCGGAAAGGCCATTGCTACCCGGAACTGGTCCAGAAAGAAGACGAATCGATCGTAGTAGAAATGCGCGGAACGATCTGGAAACAGCACTTTGAGCGCATTCAGCAAAAATTCTTCGAGATCGTTAAAGAACCTTTGCACGACGGCATGGAATTATTGTTCCATGTGAAAATCACCTACCACCCGCTCTACAACATCGGGCTGGAGATTATCGATATCGATCCGAATTATACTCTGGGTGCTCTGCAGCGCGAACGCCAGGAAACACTCGAACGCCTCAACAGGGAAGGAATCCTGAACGCCAACCAGGATCTCGAAATGGCTTTGGTTCCCAAACGGCTGGCAATCATCTCGCAAGCCGACAGCAAAGGGTATTCGGATTTTGTGACTTTGCTCAACGGCCATCCGAAACGCTATCATTTCAGCACCTTCCTGTTCGAAGCAACTTTGCAGGGAGATGCGGCCATTACCTCGATTCAGAATCAATTGAAACGCATCGAAAAAATAAAGCACCATTTCGATGCCGTGGTGATTATTCGCGGTGGTGGCGGTGAAATAGGAATGCATTGCTACAACAATTACGAACTGTCCAAAGCCATTGCAACTTTCCCCTTGCCCGTCCTCACAGGAATCGGGCATTCCACCAACCTCACCGTTTGTGAAATGATCGCTTTCCGGAATGGAATCACTCCTTCAGATATGGCTTATTTCCTGCTCCGCATTTTTGAAGAACTGGATGAACCACTGGATGAAATTCTAGTGAAACTTCCCCAGCAAATCCAGCATTTCATGCAGGGAGCAACGAACCAATTCGCTCAACTGGCACGGGCATTCCAACAGGAAGTACAGGCAGCTATCCAATTTGAAAAGAATGATTTTTTGAATACGGTGAAGGATTTTGAATTCCGTGTAAAACACAAAATGTCTTATTCGAACCAACTGTTATCAGAACTTCGTAATCAAATACGTTCTTCTTCGTCCTACCGCCTGGAAACCCAGAAACGAAAACTGGACAATAACATCGATCTGCTACAGATTCATGGGAAATCATTCATTAATACCGGGCGTCAAAGTGTCCTGAACCAGGAAAACCAATTGATCCGTTCCCTTCCGCGAACATTCGAATCGGAAGAATTGAAACTGGAAAAGGCTGAAGTTCGCTTAAAACTGCTTGATCCCATTACTGTTCTGCAACGCGGTTACGCCATTGTGACCAACGAAAAGGGCGTGCTTTCTGCCAAAAACAAAAGTAAAGTGGGTGAGGAATTGAAAATTGTTACGGATGCACAAACACTGACGGCTGAAGTGAAAGCCGCTTCTTCCGATAAGAATTAA